A genomic stretch from Desulfotignum balticum DSM 7044 includes:
- the dsrM gene encoding sulfate reduction electron transfer complex DsrMKJOP subunit DsrM, translating into MTQKYLIPLTAVFLLFLVAYAGAGAGLGWFFGIVFPYLAVIAFLVGFVIKVMGWARSAVPFRIPTTCGQQKSLPWIKQNRIDNPDTASGVFIRMLLEIFLFRSLFRNTKAAFNRNASNRITYSWEIFLWVAALAFHYAFLVVLLRHFRFFTSPVPSCVQFLEALDGIVQLGLPGLFLSGVVLPAAVLFLLARRLFDQKVRYISQGSDFFPLFLILGIAVTGIFMRYFTKVDIVAIKEMTMGLVTLSPTIPDGVANLFYAHLFLVSILFAYFPASKLMHLGGVFLSPTRNMANNTRAKRHVNPWNYDVPIHTYEQYEDHFRDKMIEAGLPVEKKE; encoded by the coding sequence ATGACACAAAAGTACTTGATCCCCCTGACAGCAGTTTTTCTGCTTTTTCTAGTGGCTTACGCGGGGGCGGGAGCAGGGCTTGGGTGGTTCTTCGGGATTGTTTTCCCGTACCTGGCGGTCATTGCCTTCCTGGTCGGCTTTGTCATCAAAGTCATGGGCTGGGCAAGATCTGCCGTTCCCTTCAGGATTCCCACAACCTGTGGGCAGCAGAAATCGCTTCCCTGGATTAAACAGAACCGCATCGACAACCCTGACACCGCATCTGGTGTTTTCATACGGATGTTGCTTGAAATCTTTTTGTTCAGGTCTTTATTCCGTAACACCAAGGCAGCCTTTAACCGCAACGCATCCAACCGCATCACCTATTCCTGGGAAATTTTCCTGTGGGTGGCGGCTCTGGCCTTTCATTATGCATTCCTGGTGGTATTGCTCAGACACTTCCGGTTTTTCACATCCCCGGTGCCGTCCTGTGTCCAGTTTTTAGAAGCCTTAGACGGTATTGTTCAGCTCGGTCTGCCCGGCCTGTTTCTGTCCGGTGTGGTGCTTCCGGCAGCGGTTTTGTTTCTGCTGGCACGACGGCTGTTTGACCAGAAGGTCCGCTATATCTCCCAGGGATCCGATTTTTTCCCCTTGTTCCTGATTTTAGGCATTGCCGTTACCGGTATTTTCATGCGGTATTTCACCAAGGTGGACATTGTCGCCATCAAGGAAATGACCATGGGACTGGTCACATTGAGCCCCACCATTCCCGACGGGGTGGCCAATCTGTTCTATGCCCATCTGTTTTTGGTCAGTATTTTGTTCGCCTATTTTCCGGCCAGCAAGCTTATGCACTTAGGCGGCGTATTCTTAAGTCCCACAAGGAACATGGCCAACAACACCCGGGCCAAACGGCATGTAAACCCCTGGAACTATGATGTGCCGATCCATACCTATGAACAGTATGAAGATCACTTCAGAGACAAAATGATTGAAGCTGGCCTGCCAGTGGAAAAAAAGGAGTAA
- the dsrK gene encoding sulfate reduction electron transfer complex DsrMKJOP subunit DsrK codes for MADELTPDELLDKIDYGTDSGNWLDTTKSVQIRPGMYCYAAKAESVETLGLPNARSWNPTEEDWKLPDNWQQIIHDGIKERLEKFRTFKIFMDVCVRCGACADKCHFFLGTGDPKNMPVLRAELLRSIYRNDFTTAGKILQKIPGGQRLGGNRPLTLDVLKEMWYYFFQCTECRRCSVFCPYGIDTAEITIMARELFNLLGLNIDWIATPVSNCYTTGNHLGIQPHAFKDMLEFFVEDIEDITGVDCTPQFQKKGADILFVTPSGDVFADPGTYTCQGYLILFKYLKDKYGLDVTWSTYASEGGNFGFFTSHETMKRLNAKMYYEAKRLGVKWILGGECGHMWRVIHQYMDTMNGPADFLEVPVNPITGTKFHNAASTKMVHITEFTADLIKHGKLELDKSRNANRIMTFHDSCNPARGMGLLDEPRYVINNVCDNFYEMPPNTIRENTFCCGSGAGLNAGENMELRMAGALPRATALKHVHEKYGVNTLGTICAIDRAALSTLCEYWVPEVEVAGIHELVGNALILPGEKERTEDLRMEPLPGCEEEE; via the coding sequence ATGGCCGACGAACTGACACCAGATGAATTACTGGATAAAATAGACTATGGGACGGATTCTGGCAACTGGCTGGATACCACCAAATCCGTTCAGATCCGGCCGGGCATGTACTGTTATGCCGCCAAAGCCGAAAGTGTGGAAACCTTAGGGCTTCCCAATGCCAGAAGCTGGAACCCGACAGAAGAAGACTGGAAGCTGCCGGACAACTGGCAGCAGATCATCCATGACGGCATCAAGGAACGGCTTGAAAAATTCCGTACATTCAAGATCTTCATGGATGTGTGTGTCCGCTGCGGGGCCTGTGCCGACAAATGTCACTTCTTTTTAGGCACGGGTGATCCCAAGAACATGCCCGTGCTGAGAGCGGAACTGCTCCGATCCATTTACAGAAACGACTTTACCACTGCCGGAAAAATTTTGCAGAAAATTCCCGGAGGCCAGCGCTTAGGGGGCAACCGTCCTTTAACCCTGGATGTGCTCAAGGAGATGTGGTACTACTTCTTCCAGTGCACGGAATGCCGGCGCTGCTCCGTGTTCTGCCCCTACGGCATTGACACGGCCGAGATCACCATCATGGCCAGGGAGCTGTTCAACCTGCTGGGATTGAACATCGACTGGATCGCCACCCCGGTTTCCAACTGCTACACGACCGGAAACCATCTGGGGATTCAACCCCATGCCTTCAAGGACATGCTGGAATTTTTCGTGGAAGATATCGAAGACATCACCGGCGTGGACTGCACGCCTCAGTTCCAGAAAAAAGGGGCGGACATTCTTTTTGTCACCCCGTCCGGTGATGTGTTTGCCGATCCCGGCACCTATACCTGCCAGGGGTACCTGATTCTGTTCAAGTACCTCAAGGACAAATACGGCCTGGATGTGACCTGGTCCACCTATGCGTCCGAAGGGGGCAACTTCGGCTTTTTCACTTCCCACGAGACCATGAAGCGGTTGAACGCCAAAATGTACTATGAAGCCAAACGCCTGGGCGTGAAATGGATTTTAGGGGGCGAATGCGGTCACATGTGGCGGGTGATCCACCAGTACATGGATACCATGAACGGACCGGCCGACTTTCTGGAAGTACCGGTGAATCCCATCACCGGCACCAAATTCCACAATGCCGCGTCCACCAAGATGGTGCATATCACGGAATTTACGGCCGATCTCATCAAGCACGGCAAACTGGAACTGGACAAAAGCAGAAACGCCAACCGGATCATGACCTTTCATGATTCCTGCAACCCGGCCAGAGGCATGGGCCTGCTGGACGAACCCCGGTATGTGATTAATAACGTGTGCGACAATTTCTATGAAATGCCGCCCAACACCATCCGTGAAAACACGTTCTGCTGCGGCTCCGGTGCCGGACTCAACGCCGGAGAAAACATGGAGCTGCGCATGGCAGGGGCCCTGCCCCGGGCCACCGCGCTCAAGCATGTGCATGAAAAATACGGGGTCAACACTCTGGGAACCATTTGTGCCATCGACCGGGCCGCATTGTCCACCTTGTGCGAATACTGGGTGCCTGAGGTAGAGGTGGCCGGTATTCACGAACTGGTGGGCAACGCATTGATCCTGCCCGGTGAAAAAGAACGTACCGAAGACCTGAGAATGGAACCGCTGCCAGGTTGCGAGGAGGAGGAATAA
- the dsrJ gene encoding sulfate reduction electron transfer complex DsrMKJOP subunit DsrJ, translating to MTKNMIMGGLAVFVLAVLSPFWFNMVTTTQAAPEPELLGPAKEAKKCVLDTYDMRANHMSLLDEWRDAVVRDADRIYVSANGHAFNMSLSTGENSCLGCHEDKAKFCDACHTYTSVDPYCWECHTNPKEIE from the coding sequence ATGACGAAAAATATGATTATGGGCGGACTGGCTGTCTTTGTTCTGGCCGTGCTCTCACCCTTCTGGTTCAACATGGTGACCACCACCCAGGCGGCACCGGAGCCGGAGCTGCTGGGCCCTGCCAAAGAAGCCAAGAAATGTGTCCTGGACACATATGACATGCGGGCCAACCACATGTCTCTGCTGGATGAATGGCGGGATGCCGTGGTACGGGATGCCGACCGAATCTATGTGTCAGCCAACGGCCACGCCTTCAACATGAGCCTGTCCACCGGTGAGAATTCCTGCCTGGGCTGCCATGAAGATAAAGCCAAATTCTGTGACGCCTGTCATACCTATACATCGGTAGATCCTTATTGCTGGGAGTGTCACACAAACCCCAAGGAGATTGAATAA
- the dsrO gene encoding sulfate reduction electron transfer complex DsrMKJOP subunit DsrO: MEKSRRRFLKVAGIAAIGLGAAPAINFAASDSHGSGAAAKVKNETALHAERWGMVIDIKKIDDNLARKISLACHLHHNVPDFTHEVNTQLYPKTRPVNHKQEIKWIWKEEFHYAFPDKEDEFLNEKFHHLPFMVLCNHCKNAPCVQACPTQATFSREDGIVMMDYHRCIGCRFCMAACPYGSRSFNFRDPRPFIDETDPDFPTRSKGVVEKCNFCAERLAKGEQPHCVEASEGAIVVGDLEDPESDVRKLLKEHYTIRRKQSLGTEPSVYYIV; this comes from the coding sequence ATGGAAAAGAGCAGAAGACGATTTCTGAAAGTGGCCGGCATTGCCGCCATCGGGTTGGGTGCTGCTCCGGCAATAAATTTTGCAGCCTCGGACTCCCATGGCTCAGGGGCTGCCGCCAAAGTGAAAAATGAGACCGCCCTTCATGCCGAACGCTGGGGCATGGTCATTGACATCAAAAAGATCGATGACAATCTGGCCAGAAAAATTTCTCTGGCCTGTCATCTCCATCACAATGTACCCGATTTCACCCATGAAGTGAATACCCAGCTGTATCCCAAAACCCGGCCGGTGAACCATAAACAGGAAATCAAATGGATCTGGAAGGAAGAATTCCATTATGCATTCCCGGACAAGGAAGATGAATTTTTGAATGAAAAATTTCATCACCTGCCGTTCATGGTGTTGTGCAACCACTGCAAAAATGCGCCCTGTGTCCAGGCATGTCCCACCCAGGCCACGTTTTCCCGGGAAGACGGCATCGTGATGATGGATTATCACCGCTGTATCGGGTGCCGGTTCTGCATGGCGGCCTGTCCGTATGGATCACGAAGCTTCAACTTCAGGGATCCCCGGCCGTTCATCGATGAGACAGATCCGGATTTCCCCACCCGGTCCAAAGGGGTGGTGGAAAAATGCAATTTCTGCGCCGAACGTCTGGCCAAAGGGGAACAGCCGCATTGCGTGGAAGCCTCTGAAGGTGCCATTGTGGTGGGAGACCTGGAAGATCCTGAATCCGATGTCAGGAAGCTTCTCAAGGAACATTATACAATCCGACGTAAACAGTCTCTGGGTACGGAACCCTCTGTTTACTACATCGTTTAA
- the dsrP gene encoding sulfate reduction electron transfer complex DsrMKJOP subunit DsrP: MLEIAVKGSKKYWVWIIFLLIVIGIGKLAYLDQFFNGLMITGMSRDVSWGFYIANFTFLVGVAAGGVMVVIPYYLHDYEKFHRITILGEFLAVASLVMCILFIIVDLGQPVRMLNVLLYPSPKSMLFYDMIVLQGYLFLNIIIGWKVLEAERNQVEPPAWTKPLIYLSIPFAIGIHTVTAYLYCGLPGRGFWLTAILAPRFLASAFAAGPAFLIILCYIIRKFTKFDPGWEAMQTLSKIVCYAIIANLFFFLCEVFVVYYSNIPGHKTHLQYLLFGYHGYNALVPWMWSGFILMGAGAVMLIIPKLRSNYVLLPVACAMIFIGAWIDKGLGMISGGFVPSPLHHVTEYAPTGQEIIITLGVYATGFLVLTILYKLATTVKEEVNG; encoded by the coding sequence ATGCTTGAAATAGCTGTTAAAGGAAGTAAAAAATACTGGGTGTGGATCATCTTTCTGCTGATCGTGATCGGGATTGGAAAACTGGCCTATCTGGATCAGTTCTTCAACGGCTTGATGATCACGGGCATGAGCCGGGATGTGTCCTGGGGATTTTACATCGCCAACTTCACCTTCCTGGTGGGGGTGGCAGCAGGCGGGGTCATGGTGGTCATTCCCTATTACCTGCATGATTATGAAAAATTTCACAGGATCACCATCCTGGGGGAATTTCTGGCAGTAGCCAGCTTGGTCATGTGCATTCTGTTCATTATCGTGGACCTGGGCCAGCCGGTGCGCATGCTCAATGTCCTGCTCTATCCATCGCCTAAATCCATGCTGTTTTATGACATGATCGTTCTGCAAGGGTATCTGTTTTTAAACATCATCATCGGCTGGAAAGTGCTGGAAGCGGAACGGAACCAGGTCGAACCCCCGGCATGGACCAAACCGCTGATCTATCTGTCCATTCCCTTTGCCATCGGGATTCACACGGTGACCGCCTATCTGTACTGCGGCCTGCCGGGCAGGGGATTCTGGCTCACCGCCATTCTGGCCCCGCGGTTTCTGGCATCCGCCTTTGCCGCAGGCCCGGCATTTTTGATCATCCTGTGCTACATCATCAGAAAATTCACCAAATTTGATCCAGGCTGGGAAGCCATGCAGACCCTGTCCAAAATTGTGTGCTACGCCATCATCGCCAACCTGTTCTTCTTTTTGTGCGAAGTGTTTGTGGTGTATTATTCAAATATCCCCGGACATAAAACCCATCTTCAGTATCTGCTGTTCGGATACCACGGGTATAACGCCCTGGTGCCCTGGATGTGGAGCGGATTCATCCTGATGGGTGCCGGCGCCGTTATGCTGATAATCCCCAAACTCAGATCCAATTATGTGCTGCTGCCGGTGGCCTGTGCCATGATTTTCATCGGGGCCTGGATCGACAAGGGTTTGGGCATGATCTCCGGCGGGTTTGTTCCCTCGCCTTTGCATCATGTGACCGAATACGCACCCACGGGCCAGGAAATCATTATCACCTTAGGGGTCTATGCCACGGGATTTCTGGTGCTGACCATCCTGTACAAACTGGCCACCACGGTCAAGGAAGAAGTGAACGGCTGA
- a CDS encoding ABC transporter ATP-binding protein has protein sequence MEKADSKSRILVEMKQVTKAYASRKKLFTRSSPQVLALNSIDLSIAKGEVFGLVGQSGSGKTTTGRLLVKLESPTAGEIFFNKTPISPLKGSGLKTYRSRVQMIFQDPYQSLNPHLSIAETVLEPLIVQKIGTPDTRTEKVIHTLDTVGLSPGEAFFNRYPHQLSGGQRQRVAIARAIVLEPQFIVADEPTSMLDATIAIQLFQLLEQIKETFGMTVLFITHNLAAARYMCDRIAVIHDGHIVEVNTADNIIRHPEHPYTKQLIKVQPGFKYTR, from the coding sequence ATGGAAAAAGCTGATTCAAAAAGCAGGATCCTGGTCGAAATGAAACAGGTGACCAAGGCATATGCGTCCCGCAAAAAACTTTTTACCCGGTCTTCTCCACAGGTCCTGGCCCTGAACAGTATCGACCTGAGCATTGCCAAAGGAGAGGTTTTCGGGCTGGTGGGCCAGAGCGGCAGTGGCAAGACCACGACCGGCCGGCTTCTGGTCAAGCTGGAATCCCCGACCGCAGGAGAGATCTTTTTCAATAAAACGCCCATCAGTCCGCTGAAAGGTTCCGGGTTGAAGACCTACCGGTCCCGGGTTCAGATGATTTTTCAAGACCCCTACCAAAGCCTGAATCCGCATCTATCCATTGCTGAAACCGTGCTGGAACCATTGATTGTTCAAAAGATCGGCACCCCTGATACCCGGACGGAAAAAGTGATCCACACCCTGGATACGGTGGGACTTTCTCCGGGAGAAGCGTTTTTCAACCGATATCCCCACCAGTTGTCCGGGGGACAGCGCCAGCGGGTGGCCATTGCCCGGGCCATTGTGCTGGAGCCGCAGTTCATTGTGGCGGATGAACCCACCTCCATGCTGGATGCCACCATTGCCATTCAACTGTTTCAACTCCTGGAACAGATCAAGGAAACCTTTGGCATGACGGTTTTGTTCATCACCCACAATCTGGCTGCAGCCCGATACATGTGTGACCGGATCGCCGTGATTCATGACGGGCATATCGTGGAAGTGAACACAGCGGACAACATCATCCGGCATCCGGAACATCCATATACCAAACAACTTATCAAGGTTCAGCCCGGATTCAAGTACACCCGGTGA
- a CDS encoding ABC transporter ATP-binding protein has translation MSLLSVDHLSIGYQTQKGMLKAVDNIRFDLEKGQSLGFVGESGCGKTTIGMALMGLLPENAVILGGHIRFQGEDLASLTETQWQTVRGAKIAMIFQAAMNALNPVMPVNEQIKEAIITHQPDISKTDLADRMKELFDLVDIPARRMKDYPHEYSGGMKQRAIIAMALACDPALIIADEPTTALDVIVQDQILREIKKVQEATRTGLVFISHDIAVVASVCERICVMYAGQIVETGTRKEVFKSPRHPYTRTLLNSYLSLDNLNDIRVPDMKESPDQTIDTDECRFAGSCAYAKGCAGRSPDWIDISPTHKAFCCNPDMIRRGHGKS, from the coding sequence ATGTCATTGCTATCGGTAGACCATCTGAGTATCGGGTATCAGACCCAAAAAGGCATGCTCAAAGCCGTGGACAATATCCGTTTTGACCTGGAAAAAGGACAGTCCTTAGGGTTTGTGGGAGAATCCGGATGCGGCAAAACCACCATCGGCATGGCCCTGATGGGATTGCTGCCGGAAAACGCCGTGATTCTGGGCGGACACATCCGGTTTCAGGGAGAGGATCTGGCTTCGTTGACGGAAACCCAATGGCAGACCGTCAGGGGCGCAAAAATCGCCATGATATTCCAGGCGGCCATGAATGCCCTGAATCCGGTGATGCCGGTCAATGAACAGATCAAAGAGGCGATTATCACTCATCAGCCGGACATATCTAAAACCGATCTGGCAGACCGGATGAAAGAATTGTTCGATCTGGTGGATATACCGGCCCGGCGCATGAAAGATTATCCCCATGAGTATTCCGGAGGCATGAAACAGCGGGCCATCATCGCCATGGCCCTGGCCTGCGACCCGGCCCTGATCATTGCGGATGAACCCACCACGGCCCTGGATGTCATTGTCCAGGACCAGATACTCAGAGAAATCAAAAAAGTGCAGGAAGCTACCCGCACCGGTCTTGTTTTTATTTCCCATGACATTGCCGTGGTGGCTTCGGTGTGTGAGCGGATCTGCGTGATGTATGCCGGCCAGATCGTTGAAACCGGCACCCGGAAAGAGGTGTTCAAATCCCCCCGCCATCCCTATACCCGGACGTTGTTGAATTCGTATCTGTCACTGGACAATCTCAACGATATCCGGGTGCCGGATATGAAAGAATCCCCGGACCAGACGATCGATACGGATGAATGCCGGTTTGCCGGCTCCTGCGCTTATGCCAAAGGATGTGCCGGCAGGTCCCCTGACTGGATCGATATTTCCCCCACCCACAAGGCATTTTGCTGTAACCCGGATATGATCAGGAGAGGGCATGGAAAAAGCTGA